The following are from one region of the Anolis carolinensis isolate JA03-04 unplaced genomic scaffold, rAnoCar3.1.pri scaffold_15, whole genome shotgun sequence genome:
- the LOC134294526 gene encoding uncharacterized protein LOC134294526 — MCLDSRRAPAGHRLPSAERDPSCLGRICNTGKKKIPGRRFYSGALKPGLGKGDFRIYLLQYLYPALSPLKRGLRAAYVIFTYLFITIFISRPLPLKGDSEWLTSYIYIFIYYNIYIRPSLPLKGDSEWLTSYIYIFIYYNIYIRPSLPLKGDSERLTSDIYIFIYYNIYIRPSLPLKGDSEWLTSYIYIFIYYNIYIRPSLPLKGDSEWLTSYIYIFIYYNIYIRPSLPLKGDSERLTSYIYIFIYYNIYIRPSLPLKGDSERLTSYIYIFIYYNIYIRPSLPLKGDSEWLTSYIYIFIYYNIYIRPSLPLKGDSEWLTSYIYIFIYYNIYIRPSLPLKGDSEQLTLYLHIYLLQYLYPALSPLKRGLRVAYKLYLHIYLLQYLYPALSPLKRGLRAAYKLYLHIYLLQYLYPALSPLKRGLRAAYKLYLHIYLLQYLYPALSPLKRGLRVAYKLYLHIYLLQYLYPALSPLKRGLRVAYKLYLHIYLLQYLYPALSPLKRGLRAAYKLYLHIYLLQYLYPALSPLKRGLRAAYK; from the exons ATGTGCCTGGACTCCCGGAGGGCTCCTGCCGGACACCGTCTCCCATCGGCCGAGAGGGatccttcctgtctgggaaggatCTGCAACACAGGTAAAAAGAAGATTCCGGGAAGGAGATTCTACAGCGGAGCCCTTAAGCCAG GCCTGGGAAAAGGAGATTttcgtatttatttattacaatatttatatcccgccctctctccccttaaaaggggactcagagcagcttacgttatatttacatatttatttattacaatatttatatcccgacctctccccttaaaaggggactcagagtggcttacaagttatatttacatatttatttattacaatatttatatccggccctctctccccttaaaaggggactcagagtggcttacaagttatatttacatatttatttattacaatatttatatccggccctctctccccttaaaaggggactcagagcggcttacaagtgatatttacatatttatttattacaatatttatatccggccctctctccccttaaaaggggactcagagtggcttacaagttatatttacatatttatttattacaatatttatatccggccctctctccccttaaaaggggactcagagtggcttacaagttatatttacatatttatttattacaatatttatatccggccctctctccccttaaaaggggactcagagcggcttacaagttatatttacatatttatttattacaatatttatatccggccctctctccccttaaaaggggactcagagcggcttacaagttatatttacatatttatttattacaatatttatatccggccctctctccccttaaaaggggactcagagtggcttacaagttatatttacatatttatttattacaatatttatatccggccctctctccccttaaaaggggactcagagtggcttacaagttatatttacatatttatttattacaatatttatatccggccctctctccccttaaaaggggactcagagcagcttacgttatatttacatatttatttattacaatatttatatccggccctctctccccttaaaaggggactcagagtggcttacaagttatatttacatatttatttattacaatatttatatccggccctctctccccttaaaaggggactcagagcggcttacaagttatatttacatatttatttattacaatatttatatccggccctctctccccttaaaaggggactcagagcggcttacaagttatatttacatatttatttattacaatatttatatccggccctctctccccttaaaaggggactcagagtggcttacaagttatatttacatatttatttattacaatatttatatccggccctctctccccttaaaaggggactcagagtggcttacaagttatatttacatatttatttattacaatatttatatccggccctctctccccttaaaaggggactcagagcggcttacaagttatatttacatatttatttattacaatatttatatccggccctctctccccttaaaaggggactcagagcggcttacaagtga